The nucleotide sequence CGTCGCGGGGAAAGTTGGTGACGGAACATCCGAGAGGTTGTTACACCAGGCGGGGGCTGCTAGCGTCATAGTTACCCAGCTACAGCTAGGCTAGCATTTGTCCTAGAATCTTAGCGTGACCCTTTACTTGTGCTGCAGCCGCCACACGGGACATGTAGCATCCTTGCGCTAGCTTTAGACCCGTTTCAGTCGTGAGTTTCCAGCAACGGGATGAAAAACTGTCTCAGCTGAGTGTTTATGGGATGCAGCTGGCGGCCAGGCGACGTCCTCATCCTGGTCCATGCCTCCATTAGGGTCTAAGTGAATTAATaaactctgcagctcctccaagtAAACAGTTTCTCCTCGAGAGCTGATTGAAACCATGAGCCCTTCGGGTAAACACGCATTTTATGAGCCCTCTTGCGTGAAAATAAAAGCGGTCACGTTTCGGTGGTTGCGCACATCTGCCGTCGCTGccttcaataaaaaaaaaataaaaaggactCGTCAGCTTTTTGCACCTCGCATCAGCGTCACGCTAACGTCAGCGCGGCTCTCTCACTGTTTCCCGCGGTGTGTTGCAGGACATCTGCGGGCAGAAGAGCTGCGACACGCTGGGCGTCGCCGACGTGGGGACGATGTGCGACCCCAAGAGGAGCTGTTCCGTCATCGAGGACAACGGCCTGCAGGCCGCCTTCACGGCTGCGCACGAGCTCGGTGAGGGCGAAGGATGCTATCACCACATTAGCATGAATCAAGTGCGACGTGGAGGCTAACGACTCCTCCTTTGGTTCAGGACACGTGTTGAGCATGCCTCACGACGACTCCAAGACCTGCCAGAGGCTGTTTGGGGACCTGGGTGGCCACTTCCTGATGGCCCCTGTGCTGGTCAGCCTCAACAAGACCGCGCCCTGGTCTCCCTGTAGCGCCCTCTACGTCACAGAGTTCTTTGACAACGGACACGGTAGGAAATATTCGGGGTCAACATGGCCGCCTGCCACGGCTCCACACTGTTATTAGAGCTGATTCAGAGTCAGGGGTGAATAAAACACTCTTATTCCTCCCACTGTGGCGTTTCCTGCCCCAGCAAGCCACGCCCCTTAAATTAGGGGTTGTGGGGATGGCCGCTCTCGCCCCGGGGCTCCTCTCCTCGTGTCGTGTTTTGCGTCTCATTGTTTGTATCCCGGCTCGACGGAGGATGAACCTTCTCTTTCCACTGAGTCACGCGCGGactccttcctgtctcccccccccaacagcctgTCGGTGAAATGTGTTCTCTATCAGCTGGAAGAGGCCTCCACAGGAGGTCACGTGCGCGCTCATTTCGAGCGGCTGACGTCACCGTTGTTGACTGAAACTAAGGCTGAAGGGAGGAATCAGAGTTAGCGCTGCAGCGTTAGCCGCGAGATAACAAACCAGCCTCCTCGTTTCTGACCATGCTAACCGTGTCCACAGGAGACTGTCTGCTGGACGTCCCGGACAACACCATGTCCCTCCCCAGGGAGCTGCCGGGGGCCACGTACAGCCTGGACCAGCAGTGCCAGCAGGTCTTTGGGGAGGATTTCCTCCACTGTCCCAACAACTCCGACAACGACGCGTGCGGCCAGTTGTGGTGCCAGGAGGACGGAACGCATCAGTGCCTCACCAGGAACGGGAGCCTACCCTGGGCTGACGGCACCCCCTGTGGCCCCAACAGGACCTGCCTCCACGGGGCGTGCACGCCGACCCAGGAGGTGATGCAGCCGCTGGTAAGAGAGAaccagagctgcagatgttaaAGCTGTTAAAGCGGCTAATAGGTTAACCTGTGGTGGCGCTCCTCTAAGCTAAATCCAAGCTAAATCCGGCCATTTTTATATTTCCTCGAGGAGCGTTTATAAATCTCCGCGTTTCAGTTTAGCTTGCCCGCCTTAATATCCTCTCCGCACGTGTTTATGGACCCAGACGCTCCGCCGTCGGGACGTTAGCTTAGCCAAATTCATTAAACCCTCTGGAAGGGACACCCACGTTCACGGGCAGCACGCGTTTTCAATTTGGGTCTGAGGGCTAAAGCACGGCAGCTTCCAGCAGCAGTGAGTGACACATGTGGCAGGAATGTGGGCAGGGGCAGACAGCGGGCGCGTGCCGAACTTCAACACGGATTTAGCCTGAAGCCGCGGCGTGCCAGCAGGCGGCGGCCTCAAACCCAACGAGCCCAGACTGTGGTTTCGGCTGCACAGCTGAGTTTGCCTTTGGCACCGAGCTCTGACCGACTGCTCCGctctgttttttcctgcctcttccCTCCTCGCTGGTTCGCTGCAGGTGGTTGTGGACGGCGGCTGGAGCCTGTGGGGACCCTGGCGGCGGTGCTCCAGGACGtgcgggggaggggtggagttCTCCTACAGGGAGTGCACCGACCCCGAGCCTCGGAACGGAGGCAAGTACTGCGAGGGTCAGAGGGTTCAGTACCAGTCCTGCAACACGCAGGCCTGCCCCGACCACAGCGGtgagttttcttcttctctgatcaCGCCCGACTAACAGATCATCTCTCGAGCACAcgacgccccctagtggccaatGCTGGCGTCGGAAAATGATGAATAGCCAACTTCAAACCTTTGGTTTCTTCCCCAGCCAAGAGTTTCAGGGAGGAGCAGTGCGAGAAGTACAACAGCCCCAACTACCTGGACCACAACGGACACATGAAGGAGTGGATCCCCAAGTACGCCGGCGTCTCTCCCAGAGACAGATGCAAACTCTTCTGCAGAGCCAGAGGCAGCAGCGAGTTCAAGGTGTTTGAGTCCAAGGTAACGCTTCCCGAGTCGGGCAACGGAGGCGAACCCGTCCCGAGTGAACGAGTTTTACCGATCAGACCGCCTTTCCTGCTCCAGCAGGTGATCGACGGGACGACCTGTGGCCCCGACACCACGTCGGTGTGCGTCCAGGGCCAGTGCGTGAAGGCGGGCTGCGACAAGGTGATCGGGTCCAACATACGGGTGGACAAGTGCGGGGAGTGTGGGGGCAGCGGGATGAGCTGCAGGAAGATCACCGGCCTGTACAACAAAGAAATGTACGAGCGACCAGCCGCGGACGACCTTCTCCGCCTCCTGTAGCTAGCGTTAGCGTTGGGGTCGCTACCGTCTCACCGCTCTCTCGTTCTCCCCAGCAGTTACGGCTACAGCGACATCATCACCATCCCCGTCGGAGCCACGAACATCGACATCAAACAGCGGAGTCACCGCGGCCTCAAACACGACGGGAACTACCTGGCCATCAAGAGAGAGGGCGGCAGCTACATCCTCAACGGGAACTACTCCATCTCCACCGTGGAGCAGGACATTCCCGTCCTGGGGGCGGTGCTAAAGTACAGCGGCTCCTCCACCACCCTGGAGAGGATCCAGAGCTTCAggcagctgaaggaggccaTCACCATCCAGCTGCTGACCACCGCCGGCGACGTCATCCCCGCCAAAGTCAAGTACACCTTTTTCATCCCCAGAGACGTGACCTTCAGCAAGTCCAAGGAGCAGAAGGCCCCGTCGCCGTCGCTCCACGTGATCCACCCGTTCGGCGTGCCCGATTGGGTGCTGGGGGAGTGGTCCGAGTGTTCCAAGAGCTGTGGATCcggctggtccaggaggaacGTGGAATGCAAGGACAGCGCGGGGTTCTCCTCCAGCCATTGCGACAGAGGTTTGAAGCCCACGGACATCAAGGCCTGCGGCGACCTGCCCTGCCCCATATGGCAGATGGGGCCGTGGTCGGCCTGCTCGCGAACTTGTGGCCACGGGGAACGCCATCGGAGCGTCTTCTGCATAGACTACACGGGGAAGACCGTCGAGCCGGAGAAGTGCGACCCCAACAAAAAACCCCAGCCGGTCTCCACGGAATGCCACAACAACGAGTGCTTATGAGGAACGCCTGTGCGGGGAACTTTACGTCCAGTCGGTTTCGACGGCGATGGATTATCCATCGGGCCCGGAAACGCCACGGTGACCCCGACGGCGAGCCAATGGTCTCGCGGTCCGTCCGTAATTCACCCAAATATGCTGCCACCATCAGGTGACGTTGGACAACCACTATTGAGATTTAAAATAATGGTGATCTACCTCAGGATGTACATGTGCTATCTGCTAGCCCCGCGTCTAAAACTAATCTTTTCCCACCTTTCTGGCTAAAGTCTTTTAATTTAGCCACAACGAGATCATTTACCTGCGCCGCAATACTCCAACACAACCCAAATAAGCTCTTGTGTGTCGTCATGGAAACTCGGATTTAGCTGTAATTGCGTTAAATCGTGGCTGCAGCATATAAACTAAACCGAACTGATCCACCGGGGCCCCGTCGAGATGTTTACTGGTCGACCAGATGAGTTTGTGTGATTGATTCCCGATATTTTACGCCCCGTTTTACTTTCGGCGCTAGCATTCTTGCTACATCTGGCAGTAGTCAGGGCTACTGTAGCGTGTCAAAGCTAACTAGACGAGTAGATTTTATGGGAGTTAGCTGCTGCGTTAACGGAATTAGCCGCAATAATTTCCAGGAACCCCACAACCGTGAATTCCCCCCCACCCGGTGGATTAGCAGAGTCTCAGCTGCGTTGCGATACTGGAACGCACCATTTtgatggaggggggaggtgtTATTATTAAGTGATGGACTATATTATCTCTTGTATATGAAAGACGCCCATTAATTTTATTCACTTCCAGACTTCACAGATGTGTATATTTGATTTCCTCATTCCTGTCGTTGATTTGTTGTAAAACTAAAGAGCATCGGGCCGATATCCCTTCAGTGAAGGACCATACTATTTTATAATTGCAGCTTCCTTTTTAgctatttatttttgtaaagatttttacatTGGACGTGTAATTATCACGGCTGCTGTCATTGAGATTTTGTCTATACGAAAGGTCAAATAAACACATATATGTCAAATCCTGATCCTTTATCGTCTGTACTTTGGTGGGTCGGGGGCAACGGCAGCGATACTGCGAGCAGCCGGTTCAGACAAACGTTCAGGTTTTCCATATTTGTCCATCGCATGTTTTACGAGCACCGCGGGccattaaaaaaacccaccaatGAAGGCCAGACAAGTGGAATTCTTTTAGGGCGTTTGCCAGCTTTTTAAATGCAGAGTGAAGCGGGTTTTATTGCTCCCATACTGGAATAAATTCTCTGCTGAGACGTCTTTAACAGACAACCTATAATAACACACTCAGCGGGGAGGATTATTCACAGCTGAGTGGGCCGAGGAGATGTTTTTATGTACAGATAGGCCCACAATATGATGCACAAGCCTGAGTGGTCTGCTTCCATCAGTCCTCCCCGTGTTTGTGGATGTCCTGACAATAA is from Takifugu rubripes chromosome 11, fTakRub1.2, whole genome shotgun sequence and encodes:
- the LOC101071992 gene encoding A disintegrin and metalloproteinase with thrombospondin motifs 8 isoform X3, yielding MRSWQLVLLLCVTDAALCAPFDSEDVLPVRTRKGGGGRLWKRSEEQPSFLLSAFGKDMTLNLVPDTSFLAPSFSIQRLRASGAAVPRSSVNRTEESAEQLRGCFYSGTVDEEQDSLVSVSLCSGIHGSFITGGTEYLIEPKVRGAPRPDPAEQLHVIKRRTFSRSHRVPILFDRAAAERRRGGSVTRGRGGGGGGARREARRRRFVSAPRFIETLVVADPSMTHFYGDEIKHYILTLMSMAAQLYKHPSIKNSVNLVLVKMLVVEDEEVGPEVSSNGGVALRNFCSWQQLFNSPSQRHPEHYDTAMLFTREDICGQKSCDTLGVADVGTMCDPKRSCSVIEDNGLQAAFTAAHELGHVLSMPHDDSKTCQRLFGDLGGHFLMAPVLVSLNKTAPWSPCSALYVTEFFDNGHGDCLLDVPDNTMSLPRELPGATYSLDQQCQQVFGEDFLHCPNNSDNDACGQLWCQEDGTHQCLTRNGSLPWADGTPCGPNRTCLHGACTPTQEVMQPLVVVDGGWSLWGPWRRCSRTCGGGVEFSYRECTDPEPRNGGKYCEGQRVQYQSCNTQACPDHSAKSFREEQCEKYNSPNYLDHNGHMKEWIPKYAGVSPRDRCKLFCRARGSSEFKVFESKVIDGTTCGPDTTSVCVQGQCVKAGCDKVIGSNIRVDKCGECGGSGMSCRKITGLYNKEISYGYSDIITIPVGATNIDIKQRSHRGLKHDGNYLAIKREGGSYILNGNYSISTVEQDIPVLGAVLKYSGSSTTLERIQSFRQLKEAITIQLLTTAGDVIPAKVKYTFFIPRDVTFSKSKEQKAPSPSLHVIHPFGVPDWVLGEWSECSKSCGSGWSRRNVECKDSAGFSSSHCDRGLKPTDIKACGDLPCPIWQMGPWSACSRTCGHGERHRSVFCIDYTGKTVEPEKCDPNKKPQPVSTECHNNECL
- the LOC101071992 gene encoding A disintegrin and metalloproteinase with thrombospondin motifs 8 isoform X1 yields the protein MRSWQLVLLLCVTDAALCAPFDSEDVLPVRTRKGGGGRLWKRSEEQPSFLLSAFGKDMTLNLVPDTSFLAPSFSIQRLRASGAAVPRSSVNRTEESAEQLRGCFYSGTVDEEQDSLVSVSLCSGIHGSFITGGTEYLIEPKVRGAPRPDPAEQLHVIKRRTFSRSHRVPILFDRAAAERRRGGSVTRGRGGGGGGARREARRRRFVSAPRFIETLVVADPSMTHFYGDEIKHYILTLMSMAAQLYKHPSIKNSVNLVLVKMLVVEDEEVGPEVSSNGGVALRNFCSWQQLFNSPSQRHPEHYDTAMLFTREDICGQKSCDTLGVADVGTMCDPKRSCSVIEDNGLQAAFTAAHELGHVLSMPHDDSKTCQRLFGDLGGHFLMAPVLVSLNKTAPWSPCSALYVTEFFDNGHGDCLLDVPDNTMSLPRELPGATYSLDQQCQQVFGEDFLHCPNNSDNDACGQLWCQEDGTHQCLTRNGSLPWADGTPCGPNRTCLHGACTPTQEVMQPLVVVDGGWSLWGPWRRCSRTCGGGVEFSYRECTDPEPRNGGKYCEGQRVQYQSCNTQACPDHSAKSFREEQCEKYNSPNYLDHNGHMKEWIPKYAGVSPRDRCKLFCRARGSSEFKVFESKQVIDGTTCGPDTTSVCVQGQCVKAGCDKVIGSNIRVDKCGECGGSGMSCRKITGLYNKEISYGYSDIITIPVGATNIDIKQRSHRGLKHDGNYLAIKREGGSYILNGNYSISTVEQDIPVLGAVLKYSGSSTTLERIQSFRQLKEAITIQLLTTAGDVIPAKVKYTFFIPRDVTFSKSKEQKAPSPSLHVIHPFGVPDWVLGEWSECSKSCGSGWSRRNVECKDSAGFSSSHCDRGLKPTDIKACGDLPCPIWQMGPWSACSRTCGHGERHRSVFCIDYTGKTVEPEKCDPNKKPQPVSTECHNNECL
- the LOC101071992 gene encoding A disintegrin and metalloproteinase with thrombospondin motifs 8 isoform X2; this encodes MRSWQLVLLLCVTDAALCAPFDSEDVLPVRTRKGGGGRLWKRSEEQPSFLLSAFGKDMTLNLVPDTSFLAPSFSIQRLRASGAAVPRSSVNRTEESAEQLRGCFYSGTVDEEQDSLVSVSLCSGIHGSFITGGTEYLIEPKVRGAPRPDPAEQLHVIKRRTFSRSHRVPILFDRAAAERRRGGSVTRGRGGGGGGARREARRRRFVSAPRFIETLVVADPSMTHFYGDEIKHYILTLMSMAAQLYKHPSIKNSVNLVLVKMLVVEDEEVGPEVSSNGGVALRNFCSWQQLFNSPSQRHPEHYDTAMLFTREDICGQKSCDTLGVADVGTMCDPKRSCSVIEDNGLQAAFTAAHELGHVLSMPHDDSKTCQRLFGDLGGHFLMAPVLVSLNKTAPWSPCSALYVTEFFDNGHGDCLLDVPDNTMSLPRELPGATYSLDQQCQQVFGEDFLHCPNNSDNDACGQLWCQEDGTHQCLTRNGSLPWADGTPCGPNRTCLHGACTPTQEVMQPLVVVDGGWSLWGPWRRCSRTCGGGVEFSYRECTDPEPRNGGKYCEGQRVQYQSCNTQACPDHSAKSFREEQCEKYNSPNYLDHNGHMKEWIPKYAGVSPRDRCKLFCRARGSSEFKVFESKQVIDGTTCGPDTTSVCVQGQCVKAGCDKVIGSNIRVDKCGECGGSGMSCRKITGLYNKEIYGYSDIITIPVGATNIDIKQRSHRGLKHDGNYLAIKREGGSYILNGNYSISTVEQDIPVLGAVLKYSGSSTTLERIQSFRQLKEAITIQLLTTAGDVIPAKVKYTFFIPRDVTFSKSKEQKAPSPSLHVIHPFGVPDWVLGEWSECSKSCGSGWSRRNVECKDSAGFSSSHCDRGLKPTDIKACGDLPCPIWQMGPWSACSRTCGHGERHRSVFCIDYTGKTVEPEKCDPNKKPQPVSTECHNNECL
- the LOC101071992 gene encoding A disintegrin and metalloproteinase with thrombospondin motifs 8 isoform X4 — its product is MRSWQLVLLLCVTDAALCAPFDSEDVLPVRTRKGGGGRLWKRSEEQPSFLLSAFGKDMTLNLVPDTSFLAPSFSIQRLRASGAAVPRSSVNRTEESAEQLRGCFYSGTVDEEQDSLVSVSLCSGIHGSFITGGTEYLIEPKVRGAPRPDPAEQLHVIKRRTFSRSHRVPILFDRAAAERRRGGSVTRGRGGGGGGARREARRRRFVSAPRFIETLVVADPSMTHFYGDEIKHYILTLMSMAAQLYKHPSIKNSVNLVLVKMLVVEDEEVGPEVSSNGGVALRNFCSWQQLFNSPSQRHPEHYDTAMLFTREDICGQKSCDTLGVADVGTMCDPKRSCSVIEDNGLQAAFTAAHELGHVLSMPHDDSKTCQRLFGDLGGHFLMAPVLVSLNKTAPWSPCSALYVTEFFDNGHGDCLLDVPDNTMSLPRELPGATYSLDQQCQQVFGEDFLHCPNNSDNDACGQLWCQEDGTHQCLTRNGSLPWADGTPCGPNRTCLHGACTPTQEVMQPLVVVDGGWSLWGPWRRCSRTCGGGVEFSYRECTDPEPRNGGKYCEGQRVQYQSCNTQACPDHSAKSFREEQCEKYNSPNYLDHNGHMKEWIPKYAGVSPRDRCKLFCRARGSSEFKVFESKVIDGTTCGPDTTSVCVQGQCVKAGCDKVIGSNIRVDKCGECGGSGMSCRKITGLYNKEIYGYSDIITIPVGATNIDIKQRSHRGLKHDGNYLAIKREGGSYILNGNYSISTVEQDIPVLGAVLKYSGSSTTLERIQSFRQLKEAITIQLLTTAGDVIPAKVKYTFFIPRDVTFSKSKEQKAPSPSLHVIHPFGVPDWVLGEWSECSKSCGSGWSRRNVECKDSAGFSSSHCDRGLKPTDIKACGDLPCPIWQMGPWSACSRTCGHGERHRSVFCIDYTGKTVEPEKCDPNKKPQPVSTECHNNECL